The segment GATGATACAGCTTGATCAACATCTACACCAATGATGCTCATTGTTTTGTTGTTTTTAATAACTTCAAATGTTCCTGGTCCTGCTACAGGTAAAATAACTTCCGCATTTGTAGAGATATGTTTTGTAACAACTGTTGCCATTGCATCATCAAGTGTAAATCCTGAATTTAAACTAAGTTCATCTGTATGTATTACTTTTTTGCTTGGGTTTTCTTTAGCAAAAGATAAAAGACCTTTTAAGAATCCTTCATTAAATGTAGTAACTCCTGGGAATTCTCCACCACCAAATGATGTAACAAGTCTTTTCGCTGCATCAGTAGGGTATTTATCTGCTAAAAATTTAGCTGTTGCATAACCAACTATTCAAGCTGATTCTTTAATTTTAAAGTTAAGTCCATAAAATTCGCTGAAACCATTTAATTGTGAAGGATCAAGTGAAAAATCTACTCCAATAATCTTTACACCTTCTTTTTGTAATGCATCTTTATTTTGTACAATGTATTTTTGTATTGGACTTTGGTGTTTAAATCCTGAAAGAATTCAAATTTTGTTATGCGGAGCAAGTGCAGCATTATATGCATTTTGATAATTTGAAGGTTTAACGAAACTTACTGGAATTTTTGTTTTGTCATATACAATTAAAAGTGCTTCTCATGAAGATTGGTTAAATGATTTATCATCAATATTTCCTTCATCTGTAATTAAAACTGGTTTTAATTTTTTAATAGCATCTGTTACATCAGAGTTACTAAAGTTCTCACCTGAAGTAGAAATACTTGTTACACGATCTTTTTGAGCAATATATTGTGTTATGTCATCTTGTGTATCATCATTACATGAAATAACTGATACCATTGGTAAAATACTTACCAATGGTAACCCTCCTAAAAGTAAAGTTTTTTTAAATTTAGCCATTGTTAATCTCCTAATAATAAATTTTTATTTATATAAAAATCTTATTATCATTTAAGATTTTTTATTTATGTTTAAGTTTCTTTGGCAAATATTATTTTTATTTTCATGTTTTTATAAGTTTTTATTTCACAAAATGGACGAAAAATTAAAAATTTGTTATTATGATATGAACACACAAAATAAATGTGAAAAATTTCCAAATTATCTTTATAAATTAGAAAAATCACGCGCAAGTTTTAAACGCGTGATTTTTCTAATTTATATTTATTTTTAAAACTCTAGGGTGTGACATTTCGTTTGATATTTAATTCAAATTTTAATTGAACTTTTTTACAAAAAAGTTCTCGTATATATATATATATATATATAATAAGGTAAAGTTTAATTATAAATTTTTCAATTTGGAGATATAAATATGAGAAAAAATAAAAAATTGATTTTGCTTTTATCATCTTCATTATCTGTTTCAAGTTTAATTTTGACTCTTTCAGCAAATTATTCAAAACAAGATGTGAATATTGCAATTAATGATGTTGATTATGTGTTTGATAAAGTTAACTCTAATATTTCAGATGATATTTGAACAGGTTATAATAATTATAGCGATGGCACACTTCATAGGTGATACAACTCTTTAGATTCAAAAGGAGTAACTAATTTAAGTCAAACTGGAAATAATAAGCTTAAATGAAGTGCAACTGGTGATGCATGATATAGATTATTCGATGCTTCAACCCCAGGTTTACCAGCAAATATTAATCAAACCAATTGAAATGGTGGTGGTTTTGCTAATGAAATTGGTCATATGTATTCTTGAGAAAGAGATGGTGCCTCATCTTCATTACCTGATGGTACCGGTTCTTGATGAAATGGAAATGGATTTAATCCATTAACTAATAGTAAAAAAATTAAAGTTGGTATTAACTTAACTAATGCCGATACAAATAATGACTTTTTTACTGCTGGAATTTACTTTTCGGACGATATTAGATTAGTTGGTAATATCAAAATTCACTTATTTGTTAAACAAGATAGTAGCAGTGTTAATATTGATCAAACTGAAGGTAAATTAACTACATATACTATAAATATCAATGATGATCCAAAAGCTAATATTGGCACAATGGAAATAAGCCCATGAATAGGTAAAACGCAACAAGTAACTAGCACAGGGAAATCAGTTAGTACAACTATAAACGGTAAGTCAAAAATGGCTTACATTAGTGACTATGCCTATTTACCATACTACGATCATATTCCTGATGAATACGAAAATAATATGTCAGATACAAATAGAAATCAAAGAAACTGATGACAAAACACTAGACAACAAGGAAGTAATGAACTTTATGATGTTTTAATTAGAGGTTATACTCCACAATCAGTAAGAAATTCTAATTTTTCTTTCACAACCAATAAATATAATCAAGTTGCTTTTGGTTTATTTCAACACTCAATAATTAGAAATAGTACTCCTATTATTACTAAAAATAATATAACTCAAAATCAAGGGGGATTATTTGTTTTTAGAGTTAATACAAGTACATCACATAATGAAATTGTTGCAGGGGCTGTAGTTGAATTAGAAATGAAACCATTTAATAATTCAACTGAACCTTTTAATCAATTATATGCTGGTAATACTGGTTCTACCACTGGAAGTAAAACATATTTTGGAGTTTCAGAATATAGAAATTTAAATAGTAGAGATGATTACAAGGTTATTGGTGGATTTATGAAAATGGCTGATCGGAAACAGTCATATTTAAAGAAATTTAATACTGAAGAAAAAGTACAAGATAATCTTGAATTTTACAATCAAGCAACTGATGGAATTCCACAAGCTAATTTATCTATTTCTGAAATCGGAAATAGTTCTTTTGCATACAATATAGACAAAAATGGTGTTTCTAATGACAACAAAAATGTAATTAGAACAAGAAATATTTATCAAGATTATAAAAGTTATAATAACTTATCTAATTTACGTTTAAACGCTTCTTTTGCTAATGGTGTTGATAGACAAAAATGAAGAATGATTACTAAATCTACGACAGTTTCTGCTTCAACCACTTTTGGAAGAGAATATCTTGATTTTGCACCAATTGAATACACCTTTACAGATTTAGAATATCTTAAAAGATATATTCAATCTAAAAAATGATTAACTAAAGGTGAAAAAGACGCTTTAACTAGATATGTTGAAGCCGATACTTCTTTTAATATAGGTAATGAATTTACAGATGCTACAGCTAAAAATAGTTGAAAAACCAAAATTGATACAATCGATGATTTACAAAAATCAATAGAAGAAAAATATAAAGACATTCGTGAATTCGCACTTGGTGCTGAAATTTATGATAAAAATTGAAATCCGATTGCCACAAATAAAATGATTTATGCTTTAGCCGATCTTTCAGTTAAAAATAGTTTAAAAGATTTTACCAATACGAATTCTGACATTATTAAACTTAAATCTAGTGAATATAATGACGATACCAATGCTCAAGATAGAAGCACTTCAACTAAATATGACACTGCAGAATCTTTCGATTATTTAACTAAAATTCTTCAAACAATTAAAAAAGTTTTAACTGATAAATTTGATGCAATTAAAACTTCGGGTAAAAATAATTTGGATTCGATTTATGCTAAATTAAATGATTTTTCAATCACGCAAGCCAATTCACAAACTTATCCAAATAACAATTCAAAAGCAGCTAATTTACTAACTAATAATTTGATTCAAAATGTAATTAATCCTTTAACAAATTATGAACAAGTTCAGGCTTTTGATTCAGCAAATTCAGAATCTTATAAATCTAAGATTAAAAATGTTCTAGATAGCATTAAAAATTTAAATGATTTGGAAGCAGAAAAAGATAATTTAAAAACCCAAATTATTAAAGAACAAAAAGCACAAAACGATTTTAATCATTATGGCGTATTTACTAGATCAACCAACAGTATTAATTTAAATTCTTTTGATACTTTTGATGCTAATCTTAAGGATGCGGCCAATAAAACTATTGATAATATTTTTGATTCAACTCAAACTTTAAACACTTTTTATACTAATGGCAATAACACTTTACAACAAAATTGAATCAACAAATTAACTGGTGATGAAATTAATGGAGCCTTACAAGAATTCAAAAAAGAAATTAATAATTTTAGTTTTTTAAATGGCGATGAGACTAGTGGGGAAAAATTTAATATTATTAATAATTTAGAAGTTCAATTGGGTTGAAATGGACCTTTTACATATAACACTAAAACCAAAACTTTAGCCATTAATACAAGCTATTATTCAACCATTGATCAAGCAATGCAATCAGCTTTTAGTACTGCTAAAAATAATGCTAAAACTAAAATTAACAATCTTTCATTTTTAAGCCAAGCAGAAAAAAATAATGTTAATCAATTAATTGATCAAGCACAACTATATAAAGACACTTATGTACCAAACGAGGACTATTCAAATAAAGTATTAATAGGTTCAGATAAAAACATTAAAACCATTGCTGATAAATGAACTGATATTAATACAGAACGTGAAAAAATTAAAGACTACACTGCTACTTTTGACTATCCAGATAAAAGTATTAATCCAACCACAGCAGATCAAAATTTAATTACTACTCAAAGCGTTAGACCAAATGACCAAGGTGTTGAAACGAAGATTATTAACATTCAAGGTAATGATGATGCTGGTACTTTAGTAGTTACATACAAAATCCTTAAGTCTAGCGATAAAGATAATATTTATACAGAAAATAAAACCTACACAATTACAGGTTTTAGTGACGAACAAACTAGAATTGCTGATTTAAGTGCAACTCCTGAATATAAGGATAAAGCTCAAAAAGTTAATATTCAAGCTTCAACAGTTGTCAAAGCAAATAATTCAAGTGTTGACATTGTATGGGAATTACCAACTAATACTAAAATTTATGCAAATAGTGTTAGATAT is part of the Mycoplasmopsis gallinacea genome and harbors:
- a CDS encoding BMP family ABC transporter substrate-binding protein translates to MAKFKKTLLLGGLPLVSILPMVSVISCNDDTQDDITQYIAQKDRVTSISTSGENFSNSDVTDAIKKLKPVLITDEGNIDDKSFNQSSWEALLIVYDKTKIPVSFVKPSNYQNAYNAALAPHNKIWILSGFKHQSPIQKYIVQNKDALQKEGVKIIGVDFSLDPSQLNGFSEFYGLNFKIKESAWIVGYATAKFLADKYPTDAAKRLVTSFGGGEFPGVTTFNEGFLKGLLSFAKENPSKKVIHTDELSLNSGFTLDDAMATVVTKHISTNAEVILPVAGPGTFEVIKNNKTMSIIGVDVDQAVSSPENAGRFLTSITKGIGQAVYDVITEIIFGNKARTRYLQNKQANSIISLEEGFKEGWVGYSPSHLQNEADREKMNAALKEADAKFKSFDDAKVAYINSSKATEDGADIASQSNRLTDLINAIKAA